aggagtatatatatatggtttttgTCTTGCTTAGAGAAGAAAATCGTATTTTATTAGTAGATTTTCTCCTCttcattaaataatatctattttagTTGTGAACCTTGTTATACAATTTTATGAATAAGGATAAATATGTTTAGTTGTTAAGTATCATCGATTTAACTTAGTACAATACGAGATCATTCTTTAAATCAATAACCATTATGAAGTAAACTTGTGGGGTTAAGTATAAGGACAAAAAGATATTATCTCTCGTGAGTTTTTTCTCTTTCGTCTCCTTCTTCTCGTATTATTTCGTTGAATTCATCTCTCTCGTTATCTTTCACTATTATTAAGTGTGTCTTGGAGCACTAACTTCATTATCTCCACAATTTACCTTCATATTGCAAGAATTCAAGAACATTCAAATCTATTTTGCCTCAAAGTGGCTAAAAATAAGTGGCGTCATCGAGCAAAAATCTATTGCTTAATCTTTAAAAGCTTTTTCATGTTCTTTGGATTCCATTTCTCTTATTAAACAAGTGTCGTGACAAATGAAAGTAATCAACATGGCATGCTagcaaatattaaaaaaaaaagagaatttgaaaataacaaaataaaattttagtggaaataaatatgaaagtaatagaaaatgaaagagtattttttagtttagttgGCATAAGTACTATTGTTAGTGTAGAAGGTCGTAAGTTTTGATAAGAACAACTATTCTTAGCCCTTTCCCAAATCTATAAATatgaggataatgtgcttcagcaCACTCGAATCATGTCCTCCTGCATTAGTAACAATGCATATGCCAATTAAACTAAGATTCAAACAACTAAACAAACTGATTTTGAacatagtttttaattttttttaataaaaataaattttcatttaaagtaaaaaaaagaagaagttcaAATTGTGGCAACCAATTAGAGTGATGCAATAGAGACATGTCATATGGCCTCACTCTAAAAAGTAAAATCTAAAGTATAGGATAAGGTCTTCTCACCAACTCTCTTAAAATTTccattaaaaggaaaattagtgAGTAGGATCATTtatgggaaaagaaaagaatagaaatgTTAGAGCCACTGTCCGtgattcttttgaaaataacaGACAAAAATTCAAAGGTTATTGTTTGAGCTAcctataaatttttattttatatgaaataaatattttaaattatttatattgtaatatatacttaaaatgatattatatcgATAATTGTgataataatttgtaaaattgaattaattaatattttaagtataaaCTTGTACAacattaatgtttatatataacaTTACACATCGAACCAAAATTCATGcgtagttttgagatttatttcttattatttttaatataaattcaattattattgttttaatttttaaatcaagaattaaaacaaaatttattaattagagttatttttttattttttaagtaattaacatttaaaatttaatgtttaagagttaagttttagaatttaaaattgaaattttagaagaaaaggttttttattaaaatactgtctgattatttaaaaagtaaatttggaaaatatatattatttttgtttgtcatTTCGACATAGAACTAGGGGTGAATTAAGGGGGATTGGTAGGGGCTCCAACCCTTCCTAAAATGGAAatcttttcatttaagttttttaaaattttaaattagtaaagttaaattatactttggcccgcccttaaaatgataaaattttgatttaatcctttaaaaattacatttatactATTGTataaattacaatataatttcggcctcctaaaaaaaatttgtgagaTGGCAATGGTCCCTCCTACCTTAACCAGTGGTCGACGGTTCGATCCTCGCTCTAGTTATGGAGCAATTTTAAAACTCGTGGCTAACATCTACTTCCTTAATGGACCTACAGAATGTGAATAATTAGTTACTAGACCCGCTCCGATAGAtacattgaaaaataaaaaagatattttttttataaaatattatttgaatatgtgtTAAGGTTTAAGAGTCAAACTTAGGAAAATGGGTGGTAAACTAGCTTTTGACGAAATGAACACGAAATTAAATAGTCTATTttacaaaatgttgatttttttcGCAATTTATTGACTAAAATTATCAACTTAGTTAATGTTTTATAATGgtccaaattaatttaaaaaaaaaggttagttGCATTGATGAtctttaaattatgaattatattttaaattaattatctaaaatttataatcttttaattaagTTATCAACGTATTAATATCGTATcgattaagttttcttttaacttaattattgcCTCGAGTATTAAATACTAGCTTAGATTTGATTTggagtatatttaaaatatgttataattttaatggtaaactattaaaaaatcatCTTTGTTTACCtaaggttacattttagtcacttatatttaaaatgttatgttttagtcccTTATGCTATCatgttataacattttagtcttTGGGTTGTTAATGGTGTAACAAGAAGTGATAtgacacgttaaatcattatttcaaacaaaattttagtttattttatacaatcggtccccaaaattttccattttgagtaatttaaatttttcttttatgttcttctaatttttcctttttttttcttttttttccacttatgcttctccctctgttttcctctcttctccatttcttttaccgttattttttatgttttcatttgttaaaagtagtccctatacttatatttttttgaacaatataGTTTTTTCGAGTGAGGCAAGCTTGtggactaattttaaaaaatggaaaacatagaaaaactatgttaaaagaaatgaagaagggaggaaaacaaagggagaagcagaagagaatgaaaaataaagaaaaaaattaaactgatcaaaataaaaaaatatagggaccaattgtataatttaacctaaaattttcatttgaaatgatgatttaacgtgctaCGTCAACTTTTCGTTACACTATTAACGataattaacggctcagtgagtaaaatgttacaatacaataacgtaagtgactacaacttaacatttcaaacataagtgattaaaatgtaattcgaggcaaacaaaaatgactattttaatagtttaccttaattttaaatatgaatgtatatatTGCATCAACAACATAGATTTGACATGTTAAGAAAAAGATAGTTAACTCTCTTAACATGAGCGAAGTCACGAGGGCTAACAATGGTCATTTGAAACGAAACATTTCTCTTTTAAtccatttataatatataaaattttgaattaataatggtaaaagtacattttgaatttaaaataatcttatctatctcatatttaattttcttaatcaaattaatgcttttattttattaacccgTTACATCAaacttcaattaaataataaaacttatcGATTAAGTGTTAATTTAGTTGATATGGACATTATTAGAGATACAAAAGAACGTAAACTTGAGTatgttgaagcgcattatcctcctatttatggattgAGGAGGGACTATACTTAATTCTAAGCATTACGTCAaacaaaaatagatataatcaGAACTTATGatgagtttattaaaaaaaaggtaaactaccaaaatagtcacttttgtttgccttatgttacattttagtcacttatgtttgaaatattacgttttagtcacttacgttatcgtgttgtaacgtTTTAGCTACTAAGCTGTTAGTTGCCATTAACAGTGTAATGTTAATCTGATGttgcacgttaaatcatcatttcaaacaaaaattttaggttaaattctacaattggtccctatattttttcattttgagcaatttaatttttttatgttcttttaactttcattctttttccaaTCTCTTCTGCTTCTGTTCTCCTCCATTCTTCATtccttttaacgtagtttttctatgtttttcatttgttaaaactagtccacaagctcgtctcactcaaaaaaatcaaattgttcaaaaaaataaaagtatagggactagtttgaacaaatggaaaacatagaaaaactacattaaaagaaatggagaagggaggaaaacaaaaggagaaacataagagaatggaaaaaaaaagaaaaaaaaagaaaagttaaaaaatataaaagaaaaaaattaaattgctcaaaacgaacaAATATGAGAACCGATTGTATAagttaacctaaaatttttgtttgaaatgatgatttaacgtgtaaTGTCAGCTTATCATTACACCGTTAACAGTAATTAAtgactcaatgactaaaatgatacaacgcgataacgtaagtgactaaaatgtaatctgcgGTAAaaaaaagtgactattttggtagttgaaccttaaaaaataaaacttaaaacgatgaaaataataaaaaagaataaaagaaaatgcgGGTCACGTGCATGAAATTCCATGCTTTTGAAACCCTAGACATCGAGAGGAACCCATCCCGCCACGTGTTTCTATTCAGTCAATCCAACGATAACACCTCCTAATAAATCGTGGTGATCCATCATTGGTTCAAAGTGCCAAACCAGAATACGCAATTAACCGAACCGCCCGAAACTTTCCCGAATCGGGAAAAAACCTAAAGCTCGTGTCCCACCAAAGAGTTTCTTAATGCCGTAATACCTATCTCATCAGTCGCCACGTGTTATATCTACCCCATCAAATCTTTGCCACGTCGTCCCGAATAAATCTAAGGTAAAATGTTGCCACGTTTACAATTACGTAGGGCAGTTTAACCATAGCCCCAAAGCTTCATTatcgtgtatatatatatatatggaggTTAAGGTTTAGTTACGTTGTGTGTGTTCCAAGTAGAAAATCTTACATGAACTGTGTTGTTGGAAGAAAGCCAGGGTTTGTATATACAATTCTGGGTTTGTTTCTGAGTTTGTCTGAGAAAATGGAAGGGGAATCATCGAGCTTGCAGATTCATAGAACATCATCTATAGAGAACGAGCCAAGGACCTTGAGTATTGATCAAATCCAATATGCAAGGGTACTGAGTTTGTAACCTtaacttttagtttttaaaaggaCTACAAAGTGAGTTTTGATTGAACTGAGTTTGAAACAGGAGGCAGCCATGTATGTGGTGAATACCAGGAGCATAGAAGAAGCCATGAATATCTTCAcacaggtttttttttttttctttttctttttttggccATAAGGCAAACATCACTTTGTTAATTAGGTATCATGGATTTGatgattataatatataaagatatgTACGAATGCAAAGCAAAGAACGCAGCAAGACTGGAATCATGATTACTTCATACAATCACTGAAAAAAACAACAACCCTCGAATCATTTTTCTTATTCATGGATTTGTATTGGATGAACGCATTTACTATTTAGTAATCAAACATACCATATAATCTAAATtagaaatatgatttatttgtgTGAAGTGGTGAAGATTTTTTGTGTTGTTTGAACCACAACAGGGACTAGAGCCGGTAGTTGAAGTTGCGAGGGACGAGATGGAAACGACGACGATAGAAGAAATAAAGAGATAGAGTTGCAAGGAATGCGCGACGTCGTTTCTGCACCTTTCTAGACACTTGTTGCTTTGTAGATTCTTTAAGAAGAgagaatatgtatatattttggtgTTGTAAAATACTTGCATAGGAtggaattttggttttatttcatttttgtttctttctttgaaaatgAAGTATCCAGTGTTTCCTTCTGTTCCTATATGCCAACTCTTGATAAAAAGGCAAATGCTACGTTTAATTGTATTGTCACACTCCTACATAACTTAGTACGTATTTCCAATGTCCTTTATTCACATTATTGCATATGAAAACTTATTCAAACTTGGGCTTTACATTTTGCTatcattatcaatttttttatttttatactattaaattataataaaaattttaatatatatatattaacgtTCTTATTgagaaataagagaacaatcacaatttttaaatataaaccaTAAAACAGTCATGAATTAACCAAACTAAAACATAGCTTAATAAATACGAATAATTAATTCGAGTTCGACTCAAAAGAATTTCTCTCGTTTGGATTAAGATAATGGTGAAGTAACTTCCTTAATTAAGAGTTAGGCAACACCTCAGCATAAATTTGGGGAATCGAGAATTCAAAATAGAGACTTTGGTTTGCAATGATTGTACAGTAgcaataaataagaaaaacatCACTCTTTAGTAAATACATGGAAAGCAAATTCCATAAAGTTAATCATATTAGTCATCACCAGTAAACCATTTTCACGTGTCCACCTAACGTCCCCAACCAAAATTGAACATTGAGACAAGAGAAACCAAACCCCACCTTAAAGATCTGCGAAAAAGTTGTTTGAACCGCTAAACCCAGGTCCTCCTTTATTTgcattttttgttttggtccCTGTGCAAACATGTATCAAAAGTCAATGGAGATACGACACAAAAGATCGGATATAGATTCTTTAGGAAAGATAAATGAATCCCACATGGCATTTCATATTATATGCTACAGTTGAAACCAAAAGTTTTCAACTGAATGCCACCGCTGCATTCAGGCTGGTTAATACTAGTCCACTCACATTACAGGAAGCTGTACTGATGGACCATTATATCTCCCTACTTCAGTAATATTGCTCAGTTACATGATCTAGTTTACACAAAAGTATCAAGGCACACAAGCGAGTGAGCAAACCTTTCTTAGAATGAGAAGGATTATCATCCACGTCCATCCCATCACTATCACTGTCTGAACTGGCATCTTGACCTTTTGCAGCATTTTCGGAACCTTGCAATATCTCATTGAGATCCCACAGCTGcattagaaacaaaaaaaaaaaaaaacaaagaagaagaagaagaaatttaaGTCCATCTTTTTCAGATGTAAAGTCATCCACCAGAGCAGCTGGATTATCCCAATCTACCGAGAGACTTTGTTATAAGTCCAACGACTGCTATCAGACTGACTTTTGAGGCAAATAACCTCCATACTGTTTATGACTGTGCCAAAGAAAAGTTCCTCATGCACATGCAATCATTTGTATGCCAGACCAGATAACACCATATAAATTTCCAATATTTCATACAACATATCATTGCAATCTCATAAATAAAAGTAGTCAGCCAAAGGGGGAGATAAGTACATACCTTCAACATCTGATCATGTGATATACTGCCAAGAAATCTTCTATCATGAGAAAAAGCTATAATAAAAAGTAAGCAAGCATTTTCAGTAATCAAGGAAGAACAAAAACTACAGGGAGAAAAGCACAGAAAGAAAGCCACCAACACTTTTAAAAGCTTAAATGGCATATCTGATTTTGAATTAAGATGGTAGTCAGTTGTTCTATAGCACCAATTAGCAACAATATTGCCTATACCATTATATAAATAGCTGAGAGAAGGCTTTCGTTTGCATTAATAAGCATATATAACATCCTAATATTAAACGGCCTACAAGCAAAACCAACATATCACTTTTTCCACCAGCTTTTAAACATGGGCCTCTTGCTTTCTTAGTAATAAAGCAAACACATCATTCTTTCAAATAAACGAAAGCATATATAACAGGCCAATATTAAGCAGCTATAAGTACGTCCAGCATAGGCTCTGTTTTGTTTCACCTTTTGAGGCCTGCATttgtatattttccatttgcTTGCTTATCTTTTGTGATTAATCAGACACAAACTGAACAGATTTACATTCAATTAAAAGGaagtaaatacttaaaagaAACAACCAACCCAAATATAAAGGTTGAAAATATAAGTAAGATGATATTTTTctatgtcaaaatttaaaatctgaaaTTCTAAAAAGAGAAATCGCTTTTGTATCAAAATGCTACTGTTTGCTGTTTGTTTCTGAAACCGAAAGCAGGAAGTTAAAACGGGAAAACTAAAAGGAGCCTTCGTAAAATTTAGCCATGCCCAAAGATCCAATTAATTCTACCTCCAAAAGAACATAGTTAAGCAAAATGTTGATCACAAAGGGAGGAAGAATTATAATACCAAGGCCCTCAACTGGATATTCTGAATGCTCTGCAATTGGTTGTATGATTCTGTTAGGTAATATGCCTACTAGGCTGGGGAAATattcaaacaaatttaaatcaatGTTAGAGCAGGCAGATCAAATCAACATCCAAATAAATATCTCCTTCTGTGCCCAACTCTAACCTGATGAGTCCATTCTCAGATCCTGTAATGAGTCTATCTTCATCAAGCTGAcacaacaaaatattaaaatgcaaAATGTTTATTGGTTATTTTAAGCCGACTGATATTAGAAGAATTTGGAAACCAGCTTACCTTCAACATAGCCTCCACAGAATTTGGAGAAAGATCAACAAAACGATCACTAGACaaccaaatgatttattcaggGAACAAAATTAGGTGAAAATATCATAAAGGGAGAAGGGGGAGAGAAATTCAAAATCATGGAGGATTTGgagaaatataatataataggtTTTCAATGCACAATACCTGCAGTCCTTAAAAAATCCCCACGAATATAATAGCAAAGTTCCACCTTGTGATCCACAAATAACTTTCCGACCATTCTGGCAAATACAAGGCATATTAAGATAAAGTTAGGACAAGAAAGCAAAGCTAGATTATGAGAACTATCCTCAAACTCTCACTATAATAGGAATTATTACAAACTATgcaattatttgttttttaatagcAGATATCATTACTCATTACATAAAAGACAAATAATTTCTCTTAGAAAGGAAAGAGTTTCTCTCATATCTTCAGAGGAAAAGGAGTCaagtaatcaaaataatcacaGCAACGGATTTCTCACAACAAAACTATACAGTTTGTTTCCTTCGTTAAAATTGATCATCCAAGTTATTGAAGCATTATCCTCTAGAAGAGAAGGGTTCATGGCATCTTTGCAATTAAATTTCCATAAATTCTGTGCTGATGTACGGCATAAATAAGGATTCCATATTaagttcaatttatattttagggtGACtggtgttgggaaatgtgcaCAAAGACAAAGCCTTTAACATTTGCAACTACAGCACCATAAATCCAAACCCTTCTAAAAGGCACTCTACTTCCATTAATTGGCAACTAGGCCACCTCGCTTATCTTTTTGTTTAAGCCATTACACTTTCATGTACAAGTCAATTAATCCATGCATGGAGATAACTGCCAACTCTCCATTACATTTGATATTTGGGTTAAAGAAAATTGCTCggtgatgtaataaaatagaaaagatataATCAACTAAATGCCaattatatattgtttaaatgatGAACTAAGTAAACAATATTTAGTAAAATTCACAGATGACAGCTTAAGTAAGTATCTAATCTAAACAACATTAGAAGAATAGTTTGATTaacattttagagaaaaaaaaggaagataaCACAAAacagaagagagaaaatgaaattgagaagATTGGTGAGAGTGAAGAGGAAGGGAGAGAAGGTTCTATGGGATAAGAGAGAAAAGGGGAGAGATAGAGGGCTGTGGCACTGGATCTGTTTTGTTGAGCTGACCAATGCCTAAAATCAGTGTTGTCAAGGCCACAGCTTAACGCATCTATGCATTGCACCTTAGCACTAGACAACAAGAGCGCTTCAAACCTTTTTTGGCAAGTTTATTTTTCGGGTGACTGATAATTTTGGCTTGCATTTCGAGGGGGTGGCTAACTTGACTATCCACTGCCTCTTAAGCTATAACACTACCACATAAGGGATGATAACAGAATATTTCAAGACCACCTTATTGCCCCAGAATAGCCCCGACCCCTCATTCAACTGTCTTTCACCTCTTCCTTTCTCCTTTTTCCAACCTTATCCTTTGTCTTTTCAAATGAAACTAAATTTAATCCAGGTctcctttaatttaaaattaaactacaaTAGGTTTAACTatgattaaatgaaaaaaaaaaaagagtaaatgactattacttcaaaataaaagattaatgactattatttcaaaataaaatattatcaattaaaaacaatatttagtttgatatataatctattttatataaaacatagtAATTTATATGCAATATCTTCTTTCCTATTTCTCCATATCACCTGCTAAATGGGTTTTTTCCCCTTCCCATGTCATTACTTTGGAATTTTTTATCTTACATCACATATTTGAAGGAGGTTCTACATATTCTATCATCCAAGAGTTCTAATGGcagaaatcataaataaaagtaatggttaaaatgaaaatttagtaaCAATAGAGTGGATTTTAGAGCAGTTGACCAAAAGTAATTGGTGCAACCATGGAAACTGATCATTGACTAATTAAATGAATGCATATACCTTCATAACAACAACAGAACTAAGTTCGTCTTCAGA
The sequence above is a segment of the Gossypium raimondii isolate GPD5lz chromosome 4, ASM2569854v1, whole genome shotgun sequence genome. Coding sequences within it:
- the LOC105778816 gene encoding uncharacterized protein LOC105778816 — its product is MNCVVGRKPGFVYTILGLFLSLSEKMEGESSSLQIHRTSSIENEPRTLSIDQIQYAREAAMYVVNTRSIEEAMNIFTQGLEPVVEVARDEMETTTIEEIKR
- the LOC105780423 gene encoding WD repeat-containing protein 55, with amino-acid sequence MEASLGEIPFGIDFHPSKELVAVSLITGDLHLYKYNTDDSSLQRCLDLHAHAESCRTVRFINGGQAVATGSKDCSILATDVETGSVIARLENAHENAINSLINLTESTVATGDDEGCIKVWDTRQRSCSGSINAHEDYISDMNFVSDSMKLLTTSGDGTLSVCNLRTYKVQTRSEFSEDELSSVVVMKNGRKVICGSQGGTLLLYSWGFFKDCSDRFVDLSPNSVEAMLKLDEDRLITGSENGLISLVGILPNRIIQPIAEHSEYPVEGLAFSHDRRFLGSISHDQMLKLWDLNEILQGSENAAKGQDASSDSDSDGMDVDDNPSHSKKGTKTKNANKGGPGFSGSNNFFADL